One Bradyrhizobium sp. CCGB12 genomic window carries:
- a CDS encoding cupin domain-containing protein: protein MTAMSLAAAQRPMASHSMAIAALGGLACAFVIGKALPVTIDSVSGALAPLCATAAESSPLDKVEPIGSYALPNVPGKRVTIVRVTYGPGGFSRPHRHAGSVTAYITKGEIRSQLGGGPVETFGVGQSFFEPPGSTHLVSANASATEPAELIAVFVADEGAQLTTLLE, encoded by the coding sequence ATGACAGCGATGAGTTTGGCCGCTGCGCAGCGCCCGATGGCGTCGCATTCGATGGCGATTGCCGCCCTGGGCGGGCTCGCCTGCGCCTTTGTGATCGGCAAGGCGCTGCCGGTCACGATCGACAGTGTGTCAGGCGCACTGGCGCCGCTCTGCGCCACGGCTGCGGAGAGTTCGCCGCTCGACAAGGTCGAGCCGATCGGCTCCTACGCGCTGCCGAACGTCCCGGGCAAGCGCGTCACCATCGTGCGCGTGACCTACGGTCCCGGCGGATTCTCGCGGCCGCATCGCCACGCAGGCTCGGTGACGGCCTACATCACCAAGGGCGAGATCCGCTCCCAGCTTGGTGGTGGCCCGGTCGAAACGTTCGGCGTCGGCCAGTCTTTCTTCGAGCCGCCGGGCTCGACGCATCTAGTCTCCGCCAATGCCAGCGCGACCGAGCCGGCAGAGTTGATCGCGGTGTTCGTGGCGGACGAGGGCGCGCAATTGACGACGTTGCTCGAATGA
- a CDS encoding carboxymuconolactone decarboxylase family protein, whose translation MSHARSEYEDFKKIAPDVFDLVLALGQLASKAGLDKQLIELVKLRASQINGCAFCLQHHVLLSERIGVPVDKLHLVAAWREAPIFSARERAALAWAEALTLLPGGVTDEVYAEAKREFSETELTYLTSAIASINVWNRFGAAYRWTPAKRPVAANAAAS comes from the coding sequence ATGTCACACGCCCGCAGCGAGTACGAGGATTTCAAGAAGATCGCGCCCGACGTCTTTGATCTGGTGCTGGCGCTCGGCCAGCTTGCAAGCAAGGCCGGTCTCGACAAGCAGCTGATCGAGCTCGTCAAGCTGCGCGCCTCGCAGATCAACGGCTGCGCCTTCTGCCTGCAGCATCACGTCCTGCTGTCGGAACGGATCGGGGTTCCCGTCGACAAGCTCCATCTGGTCGCGGCATGGCGCGAGGCGCCGATCTTTTCCGCGCGCGAGCGCGCGGCGCTGGCCTGGGCGGAGGCGTTGACGCTGCTCCCCGGTGGCGTCACCGATGAGGTCTATGCGGAGGCAAAGCGCGAGTTCTCTGAAACTGAGCTGACCTACCTGACCTCGGCGATCGCCTCGATCAATGTCTGGAACCGATTTGGTGCAGCTTATCGTTGGACGCCGGCCAAGCGGCCGGTCGCGGCGAATGCCGCGGCATCCTGA
- a CDS encoding MarR family winged helix-turn-helix transcriptional regulator has product MSRKPVTITRSKNARKAPAPADDGAVRVPAPGEGKRGEQGYLGYLLRQAHAAVRLKMERALADLGVTSPQFAVLTMLNAYPGLSGADVARLTFLTPQTVGVIIRNLERDGAIAMTPHPVHGRIQQWTLTPRGATLLKACRQRVLDLEKRLARDLDTKAETAIRRWLAGIAAELQED; this is encoded by the coding sequence ATGTCGCGCAAGCCCGTCACCATCACAAGATCGAAAAACGCGCGCAAGGCGCCCGCACCTGCCGACGACGGCGCCGTGCGCGTACCCGCTCCTGGCGAGGGCAAGCGCGGCGAGCAGGGCTATCTCGGCTATCTCCTGCGCCAGGCCCACGCCGCGGTTCGGCTGAAGATGGAGCGTGCCCTGGCCGATCTCGGCGTGACCTCGCCGCAATTCGCGGTGCTGACCATGCTCAACGCCTATCCGGGCCTCTCGGGGGCCGACGTCGCCCGCCTCACCTTCCTGACCCCCCAGACCGTCGGCGTCATCATTCGCAACCTCGAACGCGACGGTGCGATCGCGATGACGCCTCATCCGGTCCACGGCCGTATCCAGCAATGGACGCTGACGCCGCGCGGCGCGACGCTTTTGAAGGCGTGCCGGCAGCGTGTACTTGATTTGGAGAAACGCCTCGCCCGAGATCTGGATACCAAGGCGGAAACCGCGATCCGGCGCTGGCTCGCCGGCATCGCAGCCGAGTTGCAGGAGGACTAG
- a CDS encoding lytic murein transglycosylase, which produces MKHADSSPPPTRRALLQSTLGAAALLALPTRALAAPPGFDEWREAFRARAMAKGISAATWQRAMARVEPDMSVFKQMRNQPEFREQVWQYINRRVSDWRIINGKIALKNNEALLGRIERDFGVERGTLLALWGVESAYGDPLVQQNHMTPVFPSLAALAWNEPRRKAYWETELINALRIVDKGWSTPEQMQGSWAGAMGHSQWMPEVWLNVGIDYDGDGKVSPFGKPDDALGSTAKYLVNRGKWHRGEHWGYEVRAPGNMSGSRTYAAWASAGVTRADGQPFPQPNASAQLWTPVAGGPTFLLGPNFYSVKSYNPSMNYALAICHLGDRCLGAPPFIQPFPGSERALTLAEVQEMQTRLTKAGFDTGGTDGRVGNDTMKAVKDFQQRAGITPADGYGGLKVLAKLRQGL; this is translated from the coding sequence ATGAAGCATGCTGATTCCTCACCCCCTCCAACTCGCCGCGCACTGCTCCAGTCGACGCTCGGTGCAGCTGCCTTGCTCGCACTCCCGACACGCGCGCTTGCCGCCCCTCCAGGCTTCGACGAATGGCGCGAAGCCTTTCGCGCGCGTGCGATGGCAAAGGGCATCTCTGCCGCAACCTGGCAGCGCGCGATGGCGCGCGTCGAGCCTGATATGAGCGTGTTCAAGCAGATGCGCAACCAGCCGGAATTCCGCGAGCAGGTGTGGCAATACATCAACCGCCGCGTTTCAGACTGGCGCATCATCAACGGCAAGATCGCGCTGAAGAACAACGAGGCGCTGCTTGGGCGCATCGAGCGCGATTTCGGCGTCGAACGCGGCACGCTGCTGGCCTTGTGGGGCGTCGAGTCCGCCTATGGCGATCCCCTGGTGCAGCAGAACCACATGACGCCGGTGTTTCCTTCGCTCGCTGCGCTCGCCTGGAACGAGCCACGGCGCAAGGCCTATTGGGAGACCGAACTGATCAACGCGCTGCGCATCGTCGACAAGGGCTGGAGCACGCCGGAACAGATGCAGGGATCCTGGGCCGGCGCGATGGGGCATTCGCAATGGATGCCGGAGGTCTGGCTCAATGTCGGCATCGACTACGACGGCGACGGCAAGGTCTCGCCGTTCGGCAAGCCCGACGACGCGCTGGGCTCGACCGCCAAATATCTCGTCAACCGCGGCAAATGGCATCGCGGCGAGCACTGGGGCTACGAAGTGCGCGCGCCCGGCAACATGAGCGGAAGCCGCACCTATGCCGCCTGGGCGTCAGCCGGCGTCACCCGCGCCGACGGCCAGCCATTCCCGCAGCCGAACGCATCCGCTCAGCTGTGGACACCCGTTGCGGGCGGACCGACCTTCCTGCTGGGACCGAACTTCTATTCGGTGAAGAGCTACAATCCCTCGATGAACTATGCGCTGGCAATCTGCCATCTCGGCGACCGCTGCCTGGGTGCGCCACCCTTCATCCAGCCCTTCCCCGGCTCCGAGCGCGCGCTGACGCTCGCCGAGGTGCAGGAGATGCAGACGCGCCTGACCAAGGCCGGCTTCGACACCGGCGGTACCGACGGCCGCGTCGGCAACGACACGATGAAGGCGGTCAAGGATTTTCAGCAGCGTGCGGGCATCACGCCGGCGGACGGATACGGCGGGCTAAAGGTGCTGGCGAAGTTGCGGCAGGGGTTGTAG
- a CDS encoding aldolase, whose amino-acid sequence MAHSLHASSPVPHRSNRPDLATDAVRSAREDLAACFRMAARNGFEEGICNHFSAVVPGHDDLFLVNPYGYAFRELTASKLLICDFHGNVLDGEGEPEATAFYIHAEMHKRLPRAKVAFHTHMPYATALSMTEGEPLIWAGQTALKFYGRTAVDRDYNGLALDNREGARIASAVGDADIVFMKHHGVMVLAPTIAEAWDDLYYLERAAEVQVLAMSTGRKVLPVDPAVAAETYRQMREGDSESARLHLAAIRRQLDAEEPQYRH is encoded by the coding sequence ATGGCGCACAGTCTTCACGCGTCCTCACCCGTGCCCCATCGTTCGAACCGACCGGATCTCGCCACTGATGCGGTTCGCAGCGCGCGCGAGGATCTTGCCGCCTGCTTCCGCATGGCCGCGCGCAACGGTTTTGAGGAGGGCATCTGCAATCATTTCTCGGCCGTGGTGCCGGGGCATGACGATCTCTTCCTGGTCAACCCCTATGGCTACGCCTTCCGCGAGCTGACCGCGTCGAAGCTGCTGATCTGCGATTTCCACGGCAACGTGCTCGACGGCGAGGGCGAGCCCGAAGCGACCGCCTTCTACATCCACGCCGAGATGCACAAGCGCCTGCCGCGCGCCAAGGTCGCCTTCCACACCCATATGCCCTATGCCACGGCGCTGTCGATGACGGAGGGCGAGCCTCTGATCTGGGCCGGCCAGACCGCGCTGAAATTCTACGGCCGCACCGCGGTCGACCGTGACTATAACGGCCTCGCGCTCGACAACCGCGAGGGCGCGCGCATCGCGTCCGCTGTCGGCGATGCCGACATCGTCTTCATGAAGCATCATGGCGTGATGGTGCTGGCCCCGACCATCGCGGAAGCCTGGGACGATCTCTACTATCTTGAGCGCGCCGCAGAGGTGCAGGTGCTGGCGATGTCGACGGGACGGAAAGTCCTGCCTGTCGATCCCGCTGTTGCGGCCGAAACCTACCGGCAGATGCGCGAAGGCGATTCCGAATCCGCGCGATTGCATCTGGCTGCGATCCGCCGCCAGCTCGATGCGGAGGAGCCGCAGTACCGGCACTGA
- a CDS encoding SDR family NAD(P)-dependent oxidoreductase: MAGQIEGKVALVTGGASGIGEAIVELFAREGATVIATDIDELRGPELAKRIAKAGGKATFLEQDVTSEERWIEVVAEIAKRYGRLDIMVSNAGIGISVPSIVDMTLGDWRKQNAINLDGVFLSVKHCLPLMRKTGGGSIVMMSSLAGLRGAPGLSAYSLTKGGVRLFAKSIAMECAAAGDGIRVNSVHPGIIDTPIWGKIPTSATGNQGNAPIDPEERAKVVTPLGRAGQAAEIASGVLYLASDASRYVTGSELVVDGGMNAGGVPRRQ; this comes from the coding sequence ATGGCAGGGCAAATTGAGGGCAAGGTCGCACTGGTGACGGGCGGCGCCTCCGGCATCGGCGAGGCCATCGTCGAGCTATTCGCGCGCGAGGGCGCCACCGTCATCGCAACCGACATCGACGAGCTGCGCGGCCCAGAACTTGCCAAGCGCATTGCAAAGGCCGGCGGCAAGGCGACCTTCCTGGAGCAGGATGTCACCAGCGAGGAGCGCTGGATCGAGGTCGTTGCCGAAATCGCAAAGCGCTACGGCCGGCTCGACATCATGGTCTCCAACGCCGGCATCGGCATCTCCGTACCCTCGATCGTCGACATGACCCTTGGTGACTGGCGCAAACAGAACGCGATCAACCTCGACGGCGTGTTCCTCTCGGTCAAGCACTGCCTGCCCTTGATGCGCAAGACCGGCGGCGGCTCGATTGTCATGATGTCGTCGCTCGCGGGCCTGCGCGGCGCGCCCGGCCTGTCGGCCTATTCGCTGACCAAAGGCGGCGTGCGGCTGTTTGCGAAGTCGATCGCAATGGAATGCGCGGCCGCCGGCGACGGTATCCGCGTCAACTCGGTGCATCCCGGCATCATCGATACGCCGATCTGGGGCAAGATCCCGACCAGCGCGACCGGCAACCAGGGCAACGCGCCGATCGATCCCGAGGAGCGCGCCAAGGTGGTCACGCCGCTCGGCCGTGCCGGCCAGGCGGCGGAAATCGCCTCTGGCGTGCTGTATCTGGCCTCCGATGCCTCGCGCTACGTCACCGGCAGCGAGCTCGTCGTCGATGGTGGCATGAACGCCGGCGGCGTGCCGCGACGGCAATAG
- the recJ gene encoding single-stranded-DNA-specific exonuclease RecJ encodes MTPPATALPVESPQAFLGVARSLTDKLWRDRLDGRGAAKALAIVQRHQLPELLARVLAGRGVDIDAVADFLDPTIRKLLPDPFTVTEMEAAAQRIADAATRGETVAIFGDYDVDGATSAALLAWHLRHCGLDPLIHIPDRIFEGYGPNTEAVRALAAKGATLLVTVDCGTTSIDPLAEAKRLGMSVVVIDHHQAGTELPEVDALVNPNRLDDLSGLGHLAAVGLVLVTLVAVNRELRQRGFWSSEMPEPDLLGMLHHVALGTVADVAPLIGLNRAFVAKGLIAMRRRDHVGHTALMDVARLNGPPEAWHLGFMLGPRVNAGGRIGRADLGVRLLLEGDSVEAARIAAELDRLNSERRVIEQAAEAQAEAEALASIGLEDKLGVIVTASEGWHPGVVGLVASRLKEKFSRPAFAVALEPGGIGTGSGRSIAGVDLGKAVRQAVADGILLKGGGHAMAAGVTLRKEKLAEFRAYLENALARDVAEARHVNELYVDGAVSARAVTPELATTLNRAGPFGSGNPEPVLALPAHQLIYADEVGQAHLRLRFKSGDGAIVNGIAFRSVGQKLGNALLANRGQQIHVAGSLSVDRYQGVERVQFRVIDVALPDQGPSVIR; translated from the coding sequence ATGACGCCGCCCGCCACTGCCTTGCCCGTCGAGTCTCCCCAGGCGTTCCTGGGCGTTGCGCGCTCGCTCACCGACAAGCTCTGGCGTGACCGGCTGGACGGGCGCGGAGCGGCGAAGGCGCTCGCCATCGTGCAGCGGCACCAATTGCCGGAGCTGCTGGCGCGGGTACTGGCGGGCCGCGGCGTCGATATCGACGCGGTCGCCGACTTCCTCGATCCGACCATCCGAAAGCTGTTGCCGGACCCGTTCACGGTGACGGAGATGGAAGCTGCTGCCCAGCGGATCGCGGATGCCGCGACCAGGGGCGAGACGGTCGCGATCTTCGGTGACTACGACGTCGATGGTGCCACTTCGGCGGCGCTGCTCGCCTGGCACCTGCGTCATTGCGGGCTCGATCCGCTGATCCACATTCCGGACCGGATATTCGAGGGCTACGGCCCCAACACGGAAGCGGTGCGCGCGCTGGCCGCGAAGGGGGCCACGCTGCTGGTCACCGTCGATTGCGGCACCACCAGCATCGATCCGCTGGCGGAAGCCAAGCGCCTCGGCATGTCCGTGGTCGTGATCGATCATCACCAGGCCGGCACGGAGCTGCCGGAGGTCGATGCGCTGGTCAATCCGAACCGGCTCGACGATCTCTCCGGCCTCGGCCATCTCGCCGCCGTCGGGCTCGTGCTGGTGACGCTCGTTGCCGTGAACCGCGAGCTGCGCCAGCGCGGCTTCTGGAGCAGCGAGATGCCCGAGCCGGATCTGCTCGGCATGTTGCATCACGTTGCGCTCGGCACCGTCGCCGACGTCGCCCCGCTGATCGGCCTCAACCGCGCTTTCGTTGCAAAAGGGCTGATCGCGATGCGGCGGCGCGACCATGTCGGTCATACCGCGCTGATGGATGTGGCGCGGCTCAACGGCCCGCCGGAGGCCTGGCATCTCGGCTTCATGCTGGGACCGCGTGTCAACGCCGGTGGCCGCATCGGCCGCGCCGACCTCGGCGTGCGGCTTTTGCTGGAAGGCGACAGCGTCGAGGCCGCGCGGATCGCGGCTGAGCTCGATCGCCTCAACAGCGAGCGCCGTGTCATCGAGCAGGCGGCGGAAGCGCAGGCCGAAGCCGAGGCACTCGCCTCGATCGGGCTCGAGGACAAGCTCGGTGTCATCGTCACGGCCTCGGAAGGCTGGCATCCCGGCGTGGTCGGCCTCGTCGCCTCTCGCCTGAAGGAGAAGTTTTCGCGGCCCGCCTTTGCCGTCGCGCTGGAGCCCGGCGGCATCGGCACCGGATCGGGCCGCTCGATCGCGGGCGTCGATCTCGGCAAGGCGGTCCGCCAGGCGGTCGCTGACGGCATCTTGCTGAAGGGCGGCGGCCACGCGATGGCCGCGGGCGTGACGCTGCGCAAGGAGAAGCTCGCCGAATTCCGCGCTTATCTGGAGAACGCACTGGCGCGCGACGTCGCCGAGGCGCGGCACGTCAACGAGCTCTATGTCGATGGCGCGGTTTCCGCGCGCGCGGTGACGCCGGAGCTTGCGACCACCCTCAATCGCGCAGGTCCGTTCGGCAGCGGCAATCCGGAACCCGTGCTGGCCCTGCCGGCGCATCAGCTCATCTATGCCGACGAGGTCGGCCAGGCGCACTTAAGGCTGCGCTTCAAGTCCGGTGACGGCGCCATCGTCAACGGCATCGCATTCCGTTCGGTCGGCCAGAAGCTCGGCAATGCGCTGCTAGCCAACCGCGGTCAGCAAATTCATGTCGCGGGGTCATTGTCGGTCGATCGCTACCAGGGCGTCGAGCGTGTGCAATTTCGCGTCATCGACGTCGCGCTACCGGACCAGGGGCCGTCCGTGATTAGATGA
- a CDS encoding methyl-accepting chemotaxis protein, producing MSAALGLKAKPIATEPADDDSDISALINRLTAEVNQIAVDKTKAIQQITNQMKMLALNALIESSRAGAQGAGFAVVAQEVRGVGQQVETIARELETQLTKRTGDLVASIDRMSQRSRGERMVDLSLNAVELIDRNLYERTCDVRWWATDSAVVDCAASPAPAAVTYASQRLGVILGAYTVYLDLWLCDLDGNVIANGRADRFRVVGQNVAHTKWFREARSLRSGDDYVAGDVENQPLLGNAQVATYCASVRAGGQANGTPIGVLAIHFDWEPQARAIVQGVRVGDVDKARVLLVDSNFRVIAASDGQGILSERISISLNGQRSGFYHDRTGALVAFHATPGYETYRGLGWYGVIVCGA from the coding sequence ATGTCTGCTGCGCTGGGTCTGAAAGCCAAGCCGATCGCCACCGAACCCGCCGACGATGATTCCGACATCTCCGCGCTGATCAACCGCCTCACGGCGGAGGTCAACCAGATCGCGGTCGATAAGACCAAGGCGATCCAGCAGATCACCAACCAGATGAAGATGCTGGCGTTGAACGCGCTGATCGAGAGCTCGCGCGCCGGCGCGCAAGGCGCGGGCTTCGCGGTGGTGGCGCAGGAGGTGCGCGGCGTCGGCCAGCAGGTCGAGACCATCGCCCGCGAGCTCGAGACACAGCTGACGAAACGGACCGGCGATCTCGTCGCCTCGATCGACCGCATGAGCCAGCGCTCGCGCGGCGAGCGCATGGTCGATTTGTCGCTCAATGCCGTCGAGCTGATCGACCGCAACCTCTATGAGCGCACCTGCGACGTGCGCTGGTGGGCCACTGACTCCGCGGTGGTCGATTGCGCAGCCTCGCCTGCTCCCGCTGCGGTCACCTATGCCTCGCAGCGCCTCGGCGTGATCCTGGGAGCCTACACCGTCTATCTCGACCTCTGGCTCTGCGACCTCGACGGCAACGTCATCGCCAACGGCCGCGCGGATCGTTTTCGTGTCGTCGGCCAGAACGTCGCCCACACCAAATGGTTTCGCGAGGCGCGATCGCTGCGCTCCGGCGACGACTACGTCGCCGGCGACGTCGAGAACCAGCCGCTGCTCGGCAATGCGCAGGTCGCGACCTACTGCGCCAGTGTCCGCGCCGGCGGCCAGGCCAACGGTACGCCGATCGGCGTGCTCGCCATCCATTTCGACTGGGAGCCGCAGGCCCGCGCCATCGTCCAGGGCGTGCGCGTCGGCGACGTCGACAAGGCGCGTGTGCTGCTGGTCGATTCGAATTTTCGCGTGATCGCCGCCTCCGACGGCCAGGGTATCCTCAGCGAGCGCATCTCGATCTCGCTGAACGGTCAGCGTTCCGGCTTCTACCACGACCGCACGGGCGCGCTGGTCGCCTTCCATGCCACGCCGGGCTATGAGACCTATCGTGGGCTCGGCTGGTACGGCGTGATCGTCTGTGGCGCGTGA
- a CDS encoding adenylate/guanylate cyclase domain-containing protein, translating to MPSPAPTNETERLAALHALDIVDSAPEAAYDEITELAAQLCGCPVSYISFIDDDRRWLKARYGLPADVTDAPRESAVCTTTICGADLLVVPDLKQDPRFRNSPMVALRPSCRFYCGMPLITDEGYALGTLCVMDFEPRQLSFEQTEALRMLSHQVLAQLELRRKVLEYGQTIRELEQARLEAAAERARAEDLLHNVLPAPIADELKRSGRVQPRYIRSATILFADIQGFTLLAERTEPARLINLLDEYFSALDEIGARYGLEKVKTIGDAYMAVAGVLAPDRRHSIDVCLAALEMRARLDRLKAQYEAVGEHALQLRIGIHTGPVISGVVGLRRMTFDIWGDAVNTAWFMEALGVAGRINVSETVAGHVHGLFELEPRGPIEAKHERAHEMFFLNGLKTEYSRDRDGHLPNDQFLAEYHRIGGSRIGS from the coding sequence ATGCCCTCACCGGCGCCCACAAATGAAACAGAACGGCTCGCCGCCCTGCACGCGCTCGACATCGTCGACAGCGCGCCGGAAGCTGCTTACGACGAAATCACCGAGCTTGCGGCGCAACTCTGCGGCTGCCCCGTCTCCTATATCAGCTTCATCGATGACGACCGGCGCTGGCTCAAGGCGAGATACGGTCTGCCGGCCGACGTCACCGACGCGCCGCGCGAGAGCGCCGTTTGCACGACGACGATTTGCGGCGCCGATCTGCTCGTCGTTCCCGATCTGAAACAGGATCCGCGCTTTCGGAACAGTCCGATGGTCGCGCTCCGGCCATCCTGCCGGTTCTATTGCGGCATGCCGCTGATTACCGATGAAGGCTATGCGCTCGGAACGCTCTGTGTGATGGACTTCGAGCCGCGGCAGCTGTCCTTCGAGCAGACGGAAGCGCTGCGAATGCTGTCGCATCAGGTGCTGGCCCAGCTGGAGCTCCGCCGCAAGGTGCTCGAGTACGGCCAGACCATCCGGGAACTCGAGCAGGCGCGACTTGAGGCCGCTGCCGAGCGCGCCCGCGCCGAGGACCTGCTGCACAACGTCTTGCCGGCGCCGATCGCCGACGAGCTCAAGCGTAGCGGCAGAGTGCAGCCCAGATACATCCGATCGGCAACGATCCTGTTCGCGGACATCCAGGGTTTCACACTGCTGGCCGAACGAACCGAACCAGCCCGCCTCATCAATCTACTCGATGAATATTTCTCCGCCCTGGACGAAATCGGCGCGCGCTATGGTCTGGAGAAGGTCAAGACCATAGGCGATGCCTACATGGCGGTTGCCGGCGTGCTCGCGCCCGATCGGCGGCACTCCATCGACGTTTGCCTTGCGGCGCTGGAGATGCGCGCCCGTCTCGATCGCCTGAAGGCGCAATACGAAGCGGTTGGCGAACATGCTCTGCAACTGCGCATCGGCATCCACACCGGTCCCGTCATTTCGGGCGTCGTCGGTCTGCGCAGGATGACCTTCGACATCTGGGGCGATGCGGTCAACACCGCATGGTTCATGGAAGCGCTCGGAGTTGCGGGACGGATCAACGTGTCGGAAACCGTGGCCGGGCATGTCCACGGCTTGTTCGAACTCGAGCCGCGCGGCCCGATCGAAGCCAAGCACGAGCGCGCGCATGAAATGTTCTTCCTCAACGGCTTGAAGACGGAATATTCGCGCGATCGCGACGGCCATTTGCCGAATGATCAGTTTCTTGCCGAATATCATCGGATCGGCGGTTCGCGGATTGGCTCCTGA
- a CDS encoding SDR family oxidoreductase has translation MKIVVIGGTGLIGSKLVAKLKQQGHEPAAASPKSGVNAVTGEGLAAVLAGADVVVDVANAPSWEPAAVLDFFQRSSKNLVAAEAAAAVKHHVALSIVGTERSPDNAYFRAKLAQETIIKSSSVPYSIVRATQFFEFLGAIAETGLTGGKIVVPTAQFQPIAADDVADRLAEVATGQPLNGTIDIAGPEKAPFNEFIARRLKASGDVRPVVGDPKAPYYGAPIDDTSLNPLGEARLGKTPLTTWLARL, from the coding sequence ATGAAGATTGTCGTGATCGGTGGGACCGGATTGATCGGATCCAAGCTCGTGGCGAAGCTCAAGCAGCAAGGCCACGAGCCCGCGGCAGCCTCGCCGAAATCAGGCGTGAACGCCGTGACCGGGGAAGGCCTCGCCGCCGTGCTGGCCGGCGCTGATGTCGTCGTCGACGTCGCCAACGCGCCGTCCTGGGAGCCCGCCGCCGTGCTCGATTTCTTCCAGCGATCGAGCAAGAATCTCGTCGCGGCGGAGGCCGCCGCAGCCGTGAAACATCACGTGGCGCTCTCCATCGTCGGCACCGAGCGTTCGCCCGACAACGCCTATTTTCGTGCCAAGCTGGCGCAGGAAACCATCATCAAGTCCTCCTCGGTCCCCTACTCGATCGTGCGCGCCACGCAGTTCTTCGAATTCCTCGGCGCCATTGCCGAAACGGGCCTGACCGGCGGCAAGATCGTCGTTCCCACGGCGCAATTTCAGCCGATCGCGGCCGACGACGTCGCCGATCGCCTCGCAGAGGTCGCAACGGGCCAGCCGCTCAACGGCACCATCGATATCGCGGGCCCCGAGAAGGCGCCCTTCAACGAATTCATCGCACGTCGCCTGAAGGCGTCCGGCGACGTCCGGCCTGTGGTGGGAGACCCGAAAGCGCCCTACTACGGTGCCCCCATTGACGACACATCGCTGAACCCGCTCGGCGAGGCGCGGCTCGGGAAAACGCCGCTCACAACCTGGCTCGCGAGGCTCTGA
- a CDS encoding cupin domain-containing protein, whose protein sequence is MRRLLIATAVYTASFLTAHAAETAAPLAKVTVVFDQTLPNVPGKSMKGVLVEYGPGGSSPAHMHPRSAFIYATILEGAIRSQVNDEPAKVYRKGENFFEKPGDRHAISANASDTEPAKLLAVFVVDTADKELVTPITK, encoded by the coding sequence ATGCGCAGATTGCTGATCGCGACGGCGGTTTATACCGCGTCTTTCCTGACCGCCCATGCCGCCGAGACGGCAGCACCATTGGCGAAAGTGACTGTGGTGTTCGACCAGACGCTGCCAAATGTCCCGGGCAAGAGCATGAAGGGGGTGCTGGTCGAATATGGTCCCGGAGGATCATCACCGGCCCACATGCATCCGCGCTCCGCATTCATCTATGCAACCATCCTGGAAGGAGCGATCCGCAGCCAGGTCAATGACGAGCCCGCCAAGGTCTATCGCAAAGGAGAGAACTTTTTCGAAAAGCCCGGCGACCGCCACGCCATAAGCGCGAATGCCAGCGATACCGAACCTGCGAAACTGCTGGCTGTCTTCGTCGTGGATACAGCAGACAAGGAGCTGGTGACGCCTATCACGAAGTGA